A region of the Parambassis ranga chromosome 24, fParRan2.1, whole genome shotgun sequence genome:
tgtgtgtgtctctgtgtgtgtctctgtgtgtctgtgtgtgtctgtctgctcctgtctgtgtgtgtgtctgtgtgtgtctctgtgtgtgtctgtgtgtgtctctgtgtgtgtctgtgtgtgtgtctctgtgtgtttctgtgtgtgtctctgtgtgtgtctgtgtgtgtctctgtgtgtgtctctgtgtgtgtgtgtgtgtgtctgtgtgtgtctctgtgtgtgtctgtgtgtgtctctgtgtctctgtgtgtgtctctgtgtgtgtctctgtgtgtgtctctgtgtgtgtctgtgtgtgtctctgtgtgtgtctgtgtgtgtgtctctgtgtgtttctgtgtgtgtctctgtgtgtgtctgtgtgtgtctctgtgtgtgtctctgtgtgtgtgtgtgtgtgtctgtgtgtgtctctgtgtgtgtctgtgtgtgtctctgtgtctctgtgtgtgtctctgtgtgtgtctctgtgtgtttctgtgtgtgtctctgtgtgtgtctgtgtgtgtctctgtgtgtgtctctctgtgtgtgtgtgtgtgtgtgtctgtgtgtgtctctgtgtgtgtctctgtgtgtgtgtgtgtgtgtctgtgtgtgtctctgtgtgtgtctctgtgtgtgtctgtgtgtgtctctgtgtctctgtgtgtgtctctgtgtgtgtctgtgtgtgtctctgtgtctctgtgtgtgtctctgtgtgtgtctctgtgcgtctctgtgtgtgtctctgtgcgtgtctgtgtgtgtctctgtgcgtctctgtgtgtgtctctgtgtgtgtctgtgtgtgtctctgtgtgtgtctgtgtgtgtctctgtgtgtgtgtgtgtctgtgtgtgtctctgtgtgtgtctctgtgtgtctctgtgtgtgtctgtgtgtgtctctgtgtgtgtctgtgtgtgtctctgtgcgtctctgtgtgtgtctctgtgtgtgtctgtgtgtgtctctgtgtgtctctgtgtgtgtctctgtgtgtctctgtgtgtgtgtgtctgtgtgtgtctgtgtgtgtgtgtgtgtctgtctgctcctgtctgtgtgtgtctgtgtgtgtgtctgtgtgtgtctctgtgtgtctctgtgtgtgtctctgtgtgtgtctctgtgtgtctctgtgtgtgtctctgtgtgtgtctgtgtgtgtctctgtgtgtgtgtgtgtgtctgtgtgtgtctctgtgtgtgtctctgtgtgtctctgtgtgtgtctctgtgtgtgtctgtgtgtgtctctgtgtgtgtgtgtgtgtctgtgtgtgtctctgtgtgtgtctgtgtgtgtctctgtgtgtctctgtgtgtgtctgtgtgtctctgtgtgtgtctgtgtgtgtctctgtgtgtgtctctgtgtgtctctgtgtgtgtctgtgtgtgtctgtgtgtgtctgccgtCCTTGCTGGCAGCTCGGCGGAGCTGAGTCTGGTTCCAGCATCTCGCACTGAGCAGCGTtcactgttgtgtttctgtgcaggaCTACATGATGCAGCAGACGATGCTGAGGGTCAAAGACCCGGCTCAGTCTCTGAGCTTCTACACCCGGGTCCTGGGCATGACGTGAGTCTTGGTTCTGCTGAGCAGGCCTTTGAGGCGgcctgcagcgccccctaacctgcagcctgctctctgctttccaggctgctgcagaaactgGACTTCCCCTCCATGCGCTTCACCCTCTACTTCCTGGGTTACGAGGACAAGTCGGACATCCCGGCCGACATCAAGGAGAGGACGGCATGGACGTTCTCCCGCCGAGGCACCTTGGAGCTCACACAGTACGACTGgaacccacagacacacactgaggagtCCAGAAATAAAAGCCTGCTTTATAACAAAGACCCTTTCTCTGTCAGTAACTGGGGCTCGGAGCTGGATGAAACCCTGTCCTACCACAACGGGAACCTGCCCCCTCAGGGTTTTGGTGAGTTCCTGATGCTCATGTAGAACTCGGTGAAGGATGAGCGGTTTTGCTTTCAGCGGTCTGGTCTGGTTTCAGGTCACATTGGCATCGCGGTGCCTGAtttttctgctgcctgcaaagTGTTGGAAGAGGAAGGAGCCACGTTTGTAGTCGACCGGGGGCCGGGTGGGTTCTCAGGGCCCAACGGgccgctgcagctgcagctgtgtgcctGCAGAGGGCAGTGCAGCACAGCCAGTGAATATTTGTGTAGTACATGCTGATAGAGTGTagacctttaaaaataaaataaaatgtgtgtgt
Encoded here:
- the LOC114428474 gene encoding lactoylglutathione lyase-like; this encodes MADRGLTDEAAAAACSEGHALTKDYMMQQTMLRVKDPAQSLSFYTRVLGMTLLQKLDFPSMRFTLYFLGYEDKSDIPADIKERTAWTFSRRGTLELTHNWGSELDETLSYHNGNLPPQGFGHIGIAVPDFSAACKVLEEEGATFVVDRGPGVEGGPVFIQDPDGYWIEIFNPSNMAASLLTP